The DNA sequence TATTTATGAGCTACGAAGAGGGAATTTAGTTTTATATCATGCATTACATAAACGATCTAGTTGGTTTGCTTTGCCTTGAAGCTAGGTGGTTCGACTAAGTTAGTTGATTCACTGATTGTTGTTCAGCTCCGGTTTGAGCTGATAGTGTGTGTTGTCAGTTCACTTGGTTGAAAAATATTTGGACAATTCAGAAACGGTATTTGTCGTCTTGAATCAGTTCGCGTGTTGTTGATGGCTAGTTACTGAGTGactgatgttttattttattattatgttttattgggCTTCATACACGAATGACTAGCGCAATGCTGCATATCgtgtattcataaaacattaattattcTATTGAGGatggtagctagctaacgggGCAGCCCTGAAGAATGTTGCCGTGGCAAAGCTTAATTTCTGCTTGGCTGTATGTAAATAAAccgaaaaatgtgtttgttttaaatacgCATCGTTTTTAATCCCTTACATTGCAGCCGAGCTATATTCCAATCCGTTGGCACCGGATAACCATGAAGTGGAGGACCACCGCTCCGCTCTCCAGTAAGTTTCATAATGCACTTCAGCGTGTAATTGCGTACATTTTTTGGATCGTGTGTAATCGATGTACTGCATTTTGAACTTACATTATCACCTCAGTTGAACGCTAGGAATTTTAACATTACTGTCTCAGTGTTATAGTTCCCATTCCGAATGATAAAGTTATGTGAACGGTTAAACGATCAAATGTGCTCAAGTAGAATATCCCATAAGCTTTTGGAACAGAGTCTACCTTCTGCGGGTGTTATTCTGGGCCAAATATGTATCTCTTCAGAACGTccttaaaaaaatcttacatcTCGTCTAATGAGGTCAGATCTGAAGGGACTCTGCAGAATAACTTGCCAAGTGCGTATGCTATGATAAAGGCTCATTTCAGCTTACTGTTAGCTTCCTCTCCTGACACTCTGGAAAGTGGAACATTTGCAGATTAACCCAACTAATAGTTAGCTCTTGATTTTGAATCTGGTAAATTCCGTCCTGCTGTAATGCACAGACTGCTTGAAGGAAGCAATTAATACACGAACAGCTGTGAATTATCTTAAATTGCATTGGAGTTCTGTTTTACACAATTTGCCGATCTCCTGTATTCAAGATAATTGCAGTGTGAGAGCAGGATTTTCTGTTAATTGAAACATATCTTGCCCCTTTTCTGAAGTCTATTTTAGTGTGAagtcatgcatttaaaaactaAGGTCTGACATTTCTGGAAACTTTGTTTGAAGGTTCTTGAAAAGTCATATCATTTTTTCATTAGGAATACTCTTGCCAAATGTACACCTGTGCATAATGCATGAAGCATGTCTTGAACACATTGCATTGCAGTTTTGGTAGATGATGAAAAGTGGAGCACATCATTGCCAAGCTTCCAGTCTCAGAAGACTATGTGATTAAGCTCCACTGTCGGACCTGCTGTGGAGGACCATTAATCACATTGCctttcttgttgcccagatcCAAGCTGACCAATGAGGACTTCAGGAAGTTGTTGATGACCCCGCGGGCCACACCATCCTCGGCCCCGCCTTCCAAATCCAGACACCATGAGTGAGTGGCAGCTGTTCACTGTGACTGTAAATCATGTATAGTACGTTCAGTTAACAGACAAACCGTAACTGGCAATAGCTGAAAATCGAATGGAACTCATGCCCTTGGTAATCTTCCATTGTGATCTTTACACTAACGCCTGTAGCATTGTGGTAGATTGGGTGTTATTGTTGATAGTAGTAAGTCTTAGCGGGGTACGAAAACCACCTCGGTCATGGGGAGGTGTATTGTGGGTAGAAACGCCAGAGAAAGTCCACACAAACCCTGCAGTGCCATTTTGTACGTTAAAAGGCTGTCAACGTGTTTTTGCCTTTATGTTGTACCCCTCGTAAGTTAGTAAGCTGCTTGCGTTGCCATTCAAAATTATGCtcacccttttctttttttaattacccagaatgccacGGGAATACAATGAGGATGAGGACCCTGCTGCCCGCAGACGGAAGAAGAAAAGGTGACTCATTCTACACCTTTCTGATGCGCGGAACATAAGAGAGAAAATTGAACTCTGTCACCTAATTTTCACCCTGTGACATTTCCACATTTGAAATTTTCTACTGTGCCTGTGCTGGTTTTATAATGTCCACTAGCAGCAGCATATTCACATTGTCTAGAATAATCAGTCTAGAGTCTATCAGTTAACAGAATGTTCTGCACGTATTGTGGCGTAATTCATTTCAGCCAGCCATAACCTAAGCCAGCACACTGTATGACCACCCACGTACTGCATATAAAAAGCTAATAGAACAGTTGGTTATGTATTGATGTCACTTTGTCAATATTAATGCGGTTTTTCCTTCCATGTGAAGCATGAATAATTCTTTGGCTGagaggttttattttatgtgggGATATGGCTTTGTGCGGTGTGGGAttatgggatttgtagttttttctctctctcatgctgtgAGTTCCTCCCTCTCCGCACTGCCCCAGTTACTATGCCAAGCTGCGGCAGCAGGAActggagcgggagagggagctgGCGGAAAAGTACAGAGACCGCGCCCGCGAGCGCCGCGACGGCGTCAACAAGGACTACGAGGAGACGGAGCTCATCAGCACCACCGCCAATTACAGGGCCGTGGGGCCTACGGCCGAGGCGTGAGTACCCCGGCCTCGCCGAGCGGGCACCCCAAAACCCACTCGCCTCCAACCGAAACACGGAGTGTGCATCCCAAATCACGCTCGCCTCCAACCGAAACGGAGAGCATTCACCTCAAATCACCTTCCCCTTCAATTAAAACACCAAGTACGTGCACCAAAAATCACTCTTGACTCCAACCAAAGCAGCGAGAACGTCCACCCCGAATCTCACTCGTCTCCAACCAAAATACAGAGAGTGTGTGCCCGAAATCACCTTTCAGAGATGGCTCTCATTTTCAGGATTCCTTCGGTAAAAGACAGCAGAGGAAACTGTTAAACAGGAAGCTAGATGTCAGTCCTTGTAGCCAATTCTGTGCATCCATCTTCATCCAACCAAAACACAATTCTGTTCTTCCTAACTCTTGACTGAATCTTTCACCGACCTTTTCCCCACATCTGTGGCCAGGGTGCTGTGCTGTTGATAtgaaggcatgctgggagaattTCAGGCccttctctgattggttgttcaCTGTTCCCTCAGAGACAAATCCGCAGCGGAGAAGAGGCGGCAGCTGATCCAGGAGTCCAAGTTCTTGGGTGGTGACATGGAGCACACTCACTTGGTGAAAGGGTTGGACTTCGCCCTGCTACAAAAGGTCAGTCTGGGttcaggggtcaaaggtcagcgaCACAGCCTGTAGAATTTGTCTGTTCTTCTGAGCAGAAACCAGGAAGTGTGTACGGTGGCAGACTGACCACCTTCTGAAGGGCTTTTGTTGCACACCTCTTGGGTGTGAAGTatcctgccaaataaaccaTGCCTTGAATCTTGGCAGTTCCACTCCACTGATTGATGGGTGTCCTCAAAATGAAGTGAACATAGAGGTCCCAGGGTTCCTTGCATTTTCATGTCTGATGTCACAGCACGAGTGCACATGGACACGGGCAAGAAAGTGTACCAACTACTAACATGCTCAGAAAGTGTACTAACTTGTCCGTCTGTTGGTTGCTAGGTGAGGGCAGAAATCACCAGcaaagagaaggaagaggaggacatgATGGAGAAGGTTCAAAAGGAAGTCAAGTAAGGGATTTGGACTCTATTTCCCAGCAGCACGCACTGCTTCTTTACTTGTGTGACCGTGCCCTGTACTTTCCTGCATGTTTATGAgtgtaatggtttttttttttttttctgccgccAGGAAAGACGAAGATCCAGAACAGAAGATTGAGTTCAAGACCCGCCTGGGTGAGCATGAGGAATATTcatgagagaaaaaagagatcAGCGTCTCTGTGGGACACGCGGGGAGAAAAAAGgcgaataataaaaataaaaaatattctgaggGGTGCTTTGCCTCGCTGCAGGGAGGAACGTCTACCGCATCCTGTTCAAGGGGCGTCAGTATGAGCGGAACGAGCTCTTCCTGCCGGGGCGCATGGCCTACGTGGTGGACCTGGAGGACGAGTACGCGGACACGGACATCCCCACCACCCTCATCCGCAGCAAGGCCGACTGCCCCACCATGGAGGTGAGCACGGGGCCCTGGAAACAGCGCCGTGGGCTGACCAATCGCAGAGGAGCTCTCTGCACGGTTCTGTGGTCCTAACGATCACACtactgaccaatcacagtgcagctctgtgtggttctgtgttccaAACGATCGCActactgaccaatcacagagcagctcTGCACAGTTCTTTGTTCCTAACGATGTGATCACATCAACATGGGTTGATTAGGGCTGAGGACTGTTAACACTGGTTGGGTAATTTTTCACCACGCAGCATATCAACCATGGAATGTGAAAGTGTAGGAATTGGAGTAATCCGTAATAACTGGACACCATTGTCCCTTTTTGAACCATTCTCCCACCAGGCCCAGACTACACTGACCACCAATGACATCGTCATCAGCAAGCTGACACAGATCCTGTCCTACCTGCGGCAGGGGACGCGCAacaagaagatgaagaagaaggagaaaggtACTGACCACACAAGAATGATGTCATAAACAGGAGTAGAAAAATCTTTGAACTAGCCTCCATTTTTGTAGTTTCAAACCTGCTCTTCTGTAGGTGTAAATAATTTGTGTTGGATCTATTGGTCACAGTCTAGTTATTACGTCACacaaatgtttctcttttcaaaatgtcttCTCTTTTCCCAGGGAAACTCGATGAGAAAAAGCCCCCCGAGGCTGATTTGGGGTAAGAATTTTACAGCTGAgccgctgtgtttgtgtttgtctcgAGACAATTTCTGTTCTTCAGttgttgatttctttttttaaatgaagtaaaatttaaatttatttaaaaaataaattagcaatAGCATATGGTGTTTTCAATTGCTTCTCAGCATAGAATCGAGAACTCTATTGGAATTCTTTTCTCTGTAATAGTCATTATTCCTACCTTTATGCCAGaaagtaatttaaattttcatccCCAACTTCAACCTTGAAACAGACCGGAGAGATTGGTTTAGATCGGAATTTAATGGAGGGTTTTATTAGGAGCAGCCAGCCGCTGATCTTCAGATCCACACATATTTATGAGTCGTTTGCTAGCTGCAAGCAGAGCGTGAAATTCTCAGACTGCCTtcctgtctcctcccccccccccccttgtaaaaaaaacagcatcttCGACGACATCGGCGACTacatcccctcctcctccaaggCCATccgggagaaggagaaagagaaggagaaggagcgctaccgggagagggagagggagcgggagcgcgagagggagcgggacagggaggaggagaagcggCGGAGGAGCTATTTCGAGAAGCCCCGAGCGGACGACGAGGTAAATCGGGAGACTGAgcctcgccccccgccccgcgggCGTCTGTGTCCTCGTGTTCCTCTCCCCAGACTCCCCCCAGTGACTCATTTTATTAGCTCGACGTCAACAGCAACCTGTCACTTAAAAGGTGGAATAAAAATGGCTCATTGCTTTTAATTGAGGCGCAGAACTAATCTCGTTGCTTTCTGTTTGTCTCGACAGGCTTTGGATATTGAGAAAGGTAAGGATGACCACAGCTCCCTGTACCTTTATATGCGGTGATGCTGCGTCTTACACAGCACTGAGGTTTACTTGTACAGTCCCCTTTAACTACACCTGCTTCAGCCTGCTATGCACTTAACCAGAGTATGCTCATAAAAGGAGTAAGTGTGTAAGTTTTAAGTCAGTGTGTTATAAATGAGAGGAATGTGAGTATGCATCCACATCATGTGCAGTTATAAGgcctgggctgtgtgcagttataaggcct is a window from the Anguilla anguilla isolate fAngAng1 chromosome 3, fAngAng1.pri, whole genome shotgun sequence genome containing:
- the ik gene encoding protein Red, with product MPETELYSNPLAPDNHEVEDHRSALQSKLTNEDFRKLLMTPRATPSSAPPSKSRHHEMPREYNEDEDPAARRRKKKSYYAKLRQQELERERELAEKYRDRARERRDGVNKDYEETELISTTANYRAVGPTAEADKSAAEKRRQLIQESKFLGGDMEHTHLVKGLDFALLQKVRAEITSKEKEEEDMMEKVQKEVKKDEDPEQKIEFKTRLGRNVYRILFKGRQYERNELFLPGRMAYVVDLEDEYADTDIPTTLIRSKADCPTMEAQTTLTTNDIVISKLTQILSYLRQGTRNKKMKKKEKGKLDEKKPPEADLGIFDDIGDYIPSSSKAIREKEKEKEKERYRERERERERERERDREEEKRRRSYFEKPRADDEALDIEKGPASVKDQIKLINEKFAGAAAAQWQGQETAGVRREEKKHVGDFFGMSNSYAECYPATMDDLAVDSDEEVDYSKMDQGNKKGPLGRWDFDTQEEYSDYMNNKEALPKAAFQYGIKMSEGRKTRRFKETNEKAELDRQWKKISAIIEKRKKMEADGVEVKRPKY